One window from the genome of Anopheles merus strain MAF chromosome 3R, AmerM5.1, whole genome shotgun sequence encodes:
- the LOC121597465 gene encoding sorting nexin-21 isoform X2 has product MAMENGTESIEDDLDSSATEAFDQSTLSMKQQTKGTVQDIWQRPTRRPLPNAGDVVLCFEIPLARILPTGSAASDGQSVSAVAAAGKKYVIYEVNVRKDGPGRDPYPTSVERRYTHFLKLYEGLRKEQPVQLQTVCFPKKVLMGNFTAELIGERSAAFECFLDHIVTVPSLRDSPHFLEFLQGDELRNACQLLDERRNELAVPLLENCFRLLNKIFLDKSKCVLLLLCRLVAACTTSPIPHPSAEQWAELALRRYEHVCDTELLVLYIPLLQTCLHLWWQRGRDRTLLEERLSEMGKKGIKVKGGPTLAQAIHALDPRAETI; this is encoded by the exons ATGGCCATGGAGAACGGGACGGAATCCATCGAGGACGATCTGGATAGCAGTGCGACGGAAGCGTTTGACCAAAGTACGTTGAGCATGAAGCAACAAACCAAGGGCACCGTGCAAG ACATTTGGCAACGGCCCACTAGACGACCGCTGCCGAATGCTGGCGATGTGGTGCTGTGCTTCGAGATTCCGCTCGCACGCATACTACCCACCGGATCGGCAGCCAGCGATGGACAGTCAGTGTCGGCGGTGGCGGCCGCCGGCAAAAAGTACGTCATATACGAGGTAAACGTGCGGAAGGATGGCCCCGGGCGGGACCCGTACCCTACCAGCGTCGAGCGGCGCTACACCCACTTCCTGAAGCTGTACGAAGGGCTGCGGAAGGAGCAGCCCGTCCAGCTGCAGACGGTCTGCTTCCCGAAGAAGGTGCTGATGGGCAACTTTACCGCCGAGCTGATCGGTGAGCGCAGTGCCGCGTTCGAGTGCTTTCTCGACCATATCGTAACCGTGCCTTCGCTGCGTGATTCGCCCCACTTCCTGGAGTTTCTGCAGGGCGACGAGCTGCGCAACGCGTGTCAATTGCTGGACGAGCGGCGCAATGAGCTGGCGGTGCCGCTGCTCGAGAACTGCTTCCGGCTGCTGAACAAAATCTTTCTGGACAAATCGaagtgtgtgctgctgctgctgtgccggcTGGTGGCCGCCTGTACCACCTCCCCGATACCGCACCCGTCCGCGGAACAGTGGGCCGAGCTGGCGCTGCGCCGGTACGAGCACGTGTGCGATACggagctgctggtgctgtacATTCCGCTGCTGCAGACGTGTCTGCATCTCTGGTGGCAGCGGGGCCGCGACCGTACCCTGCTGGAGGAGCGGCTGAGCGAGATGGGCAAGAAGGGTATCAAGGTGAAGGGAGGGCCGACCCTTGCGCAGGCCATACACGCGTTGGATCCGCGGGCGGAGACGATCTAA
- the LOC121597465 gene encoding sorting nexin-21 isoform X1: MHPVVVGRRMAMENGTESIEDDLDSSATEAFDQSTLSMKQQTKGTVQDIWQRPTRRPLPNAGDVVLCFEIPLARILPTGSAASDGQSVSAVAAAGKKYVIYEVNVRKDGPGRDPYPTSVERRYTHFLKLYEGLRKEQPVQLQTVCFPKKVLMGNFTAELIGERSAAFECFLDHIVTVPSLRDSPHFLEFLQGDELRNACQLLDERRNELAVPLLENCFRLLNKIFLDKSKCVLLLLCRLVAACTTSPIPHPSAEQWAELALRRYEHVCDTELLVLYIPLLQTCLHLWWQRGRDRTLLEERLSEMGKKGIKVKGGPTLAQAIHALDPRAETI; this comes from the exons A TGCATCCCGTGGTCGTTGGGCGTAGAATGGCCATGGAGAACGGGACGGAATCCATCGAGGACGATCTGGATAGCAGTGCGACGGAAGCGTTTGACCAAAGTACGTTGAGCATGAAGCAACAAACCAAGGGCACCGTGCAAG ACATTTGGCAACGGCCCACTAGACGACCGCTGCCGAATGCTGGCGATGTGGTGCTGTGCTTCGAGATTCCGCTCGCACGCATACTACCCACCGGATCGGCAGCCAGCGATGGACAGTCAGTGTCGGCGGTGGCGGCCGCCGGCAAAAAGTACGTCATATACGAGGTAAACGTGCGGAAGGATGGCCCCGGGCGGGACCCGTACCCTACCAGCGTCGAGCGGCGCTACACCCACTTCCTGAAGCTGTACGAAGGGCTGCGGAAGGAGCAGCCCGTCCAGCTGCAGACGGTCTGCTTCCCGAAGAAGGTGCTGATGGGCAACTTTACCGCCGAGCTGATCGGTGAGCGCAGTGCCGCGTTCGAGTGCTTTCTCGACCATATCGTAACCGTGCCTTCGCTGCGTGATTCGCCCCACTTCCTGGAGTTTCTGCAGGGCGACGAGCTGCGCAACGCGTGTCAATTGCTGGACGAGCGGCGCAATGAGCTGGCGGTGCCGCTGCTCGAGAACTGCTTCCGGCTGCTGAACAAAATCTTTCTGGACAAATCGaagtgtgtgctgctgctgctgtgccggcTGGTGGCCGCCTGTACCACCTCCCCGATACCGCACCCGTCCGCGGAACAGTGGGCCGAGCTGGCGCTGCGCCGGTACGAGCACGTGTGCGATACggagctgctggtgctgtacATTCCGCTGCTGCAGACGTGTCTGCATCTCTGGTGGCAGCGGGGCCGCGACCGTACCCTGCTGGAGGAGCGGCTGAGCGAGATGGGCAAGAAGGGTATCAAGGTGAAGGGAGGGCCGACCCTTGCGCAGGCCATACACGCGTTGGATCCGCGGGCGGAGACGATCTAA
- the LOC121597264 gene encoding pre-mRNA-splicing factor ATP-dependent RNA helicase DHX16, with translation MSKNTDRRKSYSSEDSSDEERHRDLKERDEFSKRLKQRDERNTRNVAASSEKRGADAAKRLRLETADREKLLPELRKQSRRQYLEKRKEDKVAELEADIRDDEYLFPEAEITERERRDREHKKHLLQIAKDHEKARELERVQRYRMPKDVKKGEMEEYVEVDERERMPHSEQKKWEAEQLASAVYGFGSKDAKERAAQQQEYELLLDEQIDFVEALQMAGTKKKDDKPELTEAQRKKMTIEETQKSLPIYPFKEDLIAAIQAHNILIIEGETGSGKTTQIPQYLYEAGFTNEGKKIGCTQPRRVAAMSVAARVAEEMAVKLGNEVGYSIRFEDCTSERTVIKYMTDGTLHREFLSEPDLASYAVMIIDEAHERTLHTDILFGLVKDIARFRKDLKLLISSATLDAEKFSDFFDKAPIFRIPGRRYPVDIFYTKAPEADYIDACVVSVLQIHATQPLGDILVFLTGQEEIEACQEMLQDRVKRLGSKLKELLILPIYANLPSDMQAKIFEPTPPNARKVILATNIAETSLTIDNIIYVIDPGFAKQNNFNSRTGMETLLVVPISKASANQRAGRAGRVAPGKCFRLYTAWAYNNELEDNTVPEIQRINLGNAVLMLKTLGIHDLLHFDFLDPPPHQTLILALEQLYALGALNHHGELTKLGRRMAEFPVDPMMAKMLLASEKYKCSEEIVSIAAMLSVNGAIFYRPKDKIIHADTARKNFNHRHGDHLSLMQVYNQWVESDYSTQWCYENFIQYRSMKRARDVREQLVGLMQRVEIEMVSGESDTTNVRKAITAGYFYHVARLSKSGNYKTVKHNQDVMIHPNSALFEDLPRWLLYHELVFTTKEFMRSVIEIESKWLLEVAPHYYKPKELEDPTNKKMPKTVGRAEMTANS, from the exons ATGTCCAAAAACACAGATCGACGTAAATCTTACTCTTCCGAAGATAGCAGCGATGAAGAGCGCCACCGTGACCTGAAGGAGCGTGACGAGTTTTCCAAGCGACTGAAGCAACGCGACGAACGCAATACGCGCAATGTAGCGGCATCGTCTGAAAAGCGCGGTGCCGATGCCGCCAAACGCCTCCGGCTCGAAACGGCCGACCGGGAAAAGCTGCTGCCGGAGCTACGCAAACAGTCCCGCCGGCAGTACCTCGAAAAGCGCAAAGAGGACAAGGTAGCCGAGCTCGAGGCGGACATCCGGGACGATGAGTACCTATTTCCGGAGGCCGAAATTACGGAGCGCGAACGGCGCGACCGGGAACACAAGAAGCATCTGCTGCAAATCGCCAAAGACCATGAGAAGGCCCGAGAGTTGGAGCGCGTGCAGCGCTACCGCATGCCGAAGGATGTTAAGAAGGGCGAGATGGAGGAGTACGTCGAGGTGGACGAGCGGGAACGTATGCCCCACTCGGAGCAGAAAAAGTGGGAAGCGGAACAGCTCGCGTCGGCCGTGTACGGGTTCGGCTCGAAGGATGCGAAGGAAAGGGCCGCCCAGCAGCAGGAGtacgagctgctgctcgacGAGCAGATCGACTTTGTGGAGGCACTGCAGATGGCCGGTACGAAGAAGAAGGACGACAAGCCGGAGCTGACCGAGGCACAGCGGAAAAAGATGACCATAGAGGAAACGCAAAAGTCGCTACCTATTTACCCGTTCAAGGAGGATCTGATTGCCGCCATTCAAGCACACAACATTCTCATTATTGAAGGTGAAACGGGCTCGGGAAAGACGACCCAGATCCCCCAGTACCTGTACGAGGCCGGATTTACGAACGAAGGAAAGAAGATTGGCTGTACGCAACCGCGGCGTGTTGCTGCCATGTCCGTGGCGGCACGCGTTGCCGAGGAGATGGCCGTGAAGCTCGGTAACGAGGTCGGGTACAGCATCCGTTTCGAGGACTGTACGTCGGAACGGACCGTTATTAAGTACATGACGGACGGTACGCTACATCGTGAGTTTCTGTCCGAGCCCGATCTGGCCTCTTATGCGGTGATGATAATCGATGAGGCGCACGAGCGCACGCTGCATACGGATATTCTGTTCGGTTTGGTGAAGGATATTGCCAGATTTAGGAAGGATTTAAAGCTGCTCATTTCTAGTGCCACGCTCGATGCGGAAAAGTTTTCGGACTTTTTCGATAAAGCTCCCATTTTTCGAATCCCTGGACGACGTTATCCG GTGGACATATTCTACACGAAAGCACCCGAAGCGGATTACATCGATGCTTGCGTGGTTTCCGTGTTACAGATACACGCCACCCAACCGTTGGGTGACATCTTAGTCTTTCTAACCG gaCAGGAAGAAATTGAAGCCTGCCAAGAAATGCTGCAAGATCGTGTGAAACGTCTGGGATCGAAACTGAAAGAGCTGCTTATATTACCAATTTACGCTAATTTACCCTCCGATATGCAGGCGAAGATATTTGAACCGACGCCACCGAACGCACGCAAAGTGATTCTCGCTACTAACATTGCTGAAACGTCCCTAACAATCGACAATATCATCTATGTTATCGATCCAGGGTTTGCAAAGCAGAACAATTTTAATTCGCGAACCGGCATGGAAACACTGCTTGTCGTTCCAATTTCGAAAGCGTCTGCCAATCAGCGGGCAGGTCGCGCCGGGCGAGTGGCTCCTGGCAAATGTTTCCGGCTGTACACGGCCTGGGCTTACAATAATGAGCTTGAAGATAATACCGTGCCGGAAATTCAGCGTATCAATTTGGGTAACGCAGTGCTGATGCTTAAGACGCTTGGAATACATGATTTGTTACACTTTGATTTTCTCGATCCTCCACCGCATCAAACGTTAATCCTTGCGTTGGAACAGCTGTACGCGCTCGGTGCACTGAACCACCATGGCGAGCTGACGAAGTTGGGCCGTCGTATGGCCGAATTCCCCGTCGACCCAATGATGGCTAAAATGTTGCTGGCAAGTGAGAAGTATAAATGCTCGGAAGAGATCGTCTCGATCGCAGCCATGCTGTCGGTCAATGGTGCCATATTTTACCGCCCGAAAGACAAAATCATTCACGCTGATACGGCACGCAAGAACTTTAATCACAGACACGGGGACCATCTGAGCCTTATGCAGGTGTACAATCAATGGGTCGAGTCCGACTACAGCACGCAATGGTGTTATGAAAATTTCATCCAGTATCGTTCAATGAAGCGTGCGCGTGATGTGCGCGAACAGCTCGTGGGGCTTATGCAGCGGGTAGAAATTGAGATGGTGTCCGGAGAGTCTGACACGACGAACGTACGGAAGGCGATTACTGCTGGCTACTTTTATCACGTGGCGCGGCTTTCCAAGTCGGGAAATTATAAAACAGTCAAACATAACCAAGACGTTATGATTCATCCAAATTCGGCTCTTTTTGAAGATTTGCCACGCTGGCTGCTGTACCATGAGCTGGTGTTTACAACAAAAGAGTTTATGCGTTCCGTTATAGAAATAGAGAGCAAATGGTTGTTAGAGGTGGCACCGCATTACTACAAGCCGAAGGAATTAGAAGATCCGACTAACAAGAAAATGCCCAAAACTGTTGGTCGGGCGGAGATGACTGCGAATTCGTGA
- the LOC121597465 gene encoding sorting nexin-21 isoform X3: MHPVVVGRRMAMENGTESIEDDLDSSATEAFDQNIWQRPTRRPLPNAGDVVLCFEIPLARILPTGSAASDGQSVSAVAAAGKKYVIYEVNVRKDGPGRDPYPTSVERRYTHFLKLYEGLRKEQPVQLQTVCFPKKVLMGNFTAELIGERSAAFECFLDHIVTVPSLRDSPHFLEFLQGDELRNACQLLDERRNELAVPLLENCFRLLNKIFLDKSKCVLLLLCRLVAACTTSPIPHPSAEQWAELALRRYEHVCDTELLVLYIPLLQTCLHLWWQRGRDRTLLEERLSEMGKKGIKVKGGPTLAQAIHALDPRAETI; encoded by the exons A TGCATCCCGTGGTCGTTGGGCGTAGAATGGCCATGGAGAACGGGACGGAATCCATCGAGGACGATCTGGATAGCAGTGCGACGGAAGCGTTTGACCAAA ACATTTGGCAACGGCCCACTAGACGACCGCTGCCGAATGCTGGCGATGTGGTGCTGTGCTTCGAGATTCCGCTCGCACGCATACTACCCACCGGATCGGCAGCCAGCGATGGACAGTCAGTGTCGGCGGTGGCGGCCGCCGGCAAAAAGTACGTCATATACGAGGTAAACGTGCGGAAGGATGGCCCCGGGCGGGACCCGTACCCTACCAGCGTCGAGCGGCGCTACACCCACTTCCTGAAGCTGTACGAAGGGCTGCGGAAGGAGCAGCCCGTCCAGCTGCAGACGGTCTGCTTCCCGAAGAAGGTGCTGATGGGCAACTTTACCGCCGAGCTGATCGGTGAGCGCAGTGCCGCGTTCGAGTGCTTTCTCGACCATATCGTAACCGTGCCTTCGCTGCGTGATTCGCCCCACTTCCTGGAGTTTCTGCAGGGCGACGAGCTGCGCAACGCGTGTCAATTGCTGGACGAGCGGCGCAATGAGCTGGCGGTGCCGCTGCTCGAGAACTGCTTCCGGCTGCTGAACAAAATCTTTCTGGACAAATCGaagtgtgtgctgctgctgctgtgccggcTGGTGGCCGCCTGTACCACCTCCCCGATACCGCACCCGTCCGCGGAACAGTGGGCCGAGCTGGCGCTGCGCCGGTACGAGCACGTGTGCGATACggagctgctggtgctgtacATTCCGCTGCTGCAGACGTGTCTGCATCTCTGGTGGCAGCGGGGCCGCGACCGTACCCTGCTGGAGGAGCGGCTGAGCGAGATGGGCAAGAAGGGTATCAAGGTGAAGGGAGGGCCGACCCTTGCGCAGGCCATACACGCGTTGGATCCGCGGGCGGAGACGATCTAA
- the LOC121597207 gene encoding cysteine desulfurase, mitochondrial-like, with the protein MQDTPRESCQPVIAENKIHNNTTPRYFCNFYQFRVFPLCLPGAILSGCKMLSRWSRLVTDKKLTIQLLRSTGHGTTRNYGTDKKFSIKDEVLDGRPLYLDAQATTSMDPRVLDAMMPYLTAYYGNPHSRTHAYGWETEEAVEKARAQVASLIGADPKEVVFTSGATESNNISVKGIGRFYGAKKKHIITTQTEHKCVLDSCRALEGEGFHVTYLPVQSNGLISMEELEKAITPETSLVSIMTVNNEIGVKQPIAEIGRLCKAKKVFFHTDAAQAVGKIPLDVNKMNIDLMSISGHKIYGPKGIGALYVRRKPRVRVEAIQSGGGQERGLRSGTVPTPLAVGLGAACEIAAREMAYDHRWMEFLSKRLMDKIFAELPQVIRNGDPVQSYPGCINLSFAYVEGESLLMALKDVALSSGSACTSASLEPSYVLRAIGTDEDLAHSSIRFGIGRFTTIEEVDYTAEKCIKHVTRLREMSPLWEMVQEGVDIKSIKWSQH; encoded by the exons ATGCAAGATACACCAAGAGAGAGCTGTCAACCAGTCATTGCggaaaacaaaatacataaTAACACCACACCACGGTATTTCTGTAATTTTTATCAGTTTCGAGTGTTTCCGCTTTGCTTGCCAGGAGCAATTCTGTCCGGTTGCAAAATGTTGTCACGCTGGTCGCGCTTAGTTACTGATAAAAAACTAACCATCCAACTGCTGCGCAGTACGGGTCATGGAACGACACGGAATTACGGCACCG ATAAAAAATTCAGCATCAAAGACGAAGTACTAGATGGCCGGCCGCTCTACTTGGATGCCCAAGCGACCACATCGATG GATCCGCGCGTCCTCGATGCAATGATGCCGTACTTGACCGCTTACTACGGTAATCCCCACTCGCGAACGCACGCGTACGGCTGGGAGACGGAGGAAGCCGTAGAGAAGGCCCGCGCACAGGTCGCTTCTCTTATTGGGGCCGATCCGAAGGAGGTCGTGTTTACGTCCGGCGCCACAGAATCGAACAACATCTCGGTGAAGGGTATTGGGCGGTTCTATGGCGCGAAGAAAAAGCACATCATCACCACACAGACCGAACACAAGTGCGTGCTGGATTCGTGCCGTGCGCTGGAGGGAGAAGGCTTTCATGTCACTTATCTCCCGGTACAATCGAACGGTCTCATCAGCATGGAAGAGCTGGAGAAAGCAATCACACCGGAAACATCACTCGTGTCCATCATGACGGTCAACAACGAGATTGGCGTGAAGCAACCAATCGCGGAGATCGGGCGCCTGTGCAAGGCGAAGAAGGTGTTTTTCCACACCGATGCCGCGCAAGCCGTGGGCAAGATACCGCTCGACGTGAACAAAATGAACATCGATCTGATGTCCATCTCGGGGCACAAAATTTACGGCCCCAAGGGCATCGGTGCGCTGTATGTGCGGCGCAAGCCGCGCGTTCGCGTCGAAGCGATCCAGAGCGGCGGTGGACAGGAGCGTGGGCTGCGCAGTGGCACCGTACCGACACCGTTGGCTGTCGGGCTGGGTGCCGCTTGCGAGATAGCGGCCCGCGAGATggcctacgatcatcggtggATGGAGTTTCTGTCCAAGCGGTTGATGGATAAGATATTTGCGGAGCTGCCGCAGGTCATCCGGAACGGCGATCCGGTACAATCGTACCCGGGCTGCATTAATCTGTCGTTCGCGTACGTCGAGGGTGAGTCGCTGCTAATGGCGCTGAAGGATGTGGCTCTTTCCAGCGGGTCCGCGTGTACGTCCGCTTCGCTGGAACCGTCGTACGTGTTGCGTGCGATCGGTACGGATGAGGATTTGGCCCACAGCTCGATACGCTTCGGCATCGGCCGGTTCACGACGATCGAGGAGGTGGACTATACGGCGGAGAAGTGCATCAAGCATGTGACGCGGTTGCGCGAAATGTCTCCACTGTGGGAGATGGTGCAGGAGGGTGTCGATATAAAGAGCATCAAGTGGTCGCAgcattga